In Brassica napus cultivar Da-Ae chromosome C2, Da-Ae, whole genome shotgun sequence, the sequence ACAAGAGCACAGAGCAGATTTTTTTaacttagaaaaaataaaatgtagagACCCCACTAGAACTTCTGATATGAGAATAATCCTGCGATTGTAGTGAGAAGAGTCATAACTCATAAGAAAAGCAAAACTCAGCAGAAAATAAAACGAAAACATGTTCTTAAGTTATATGAAGAATGCATCTCCTTAATTAAATCCCTCAAGTCACTTTAACAACAAAACTCCCTCAAGAAACtccattttaagatatattcaGCACTCTCATCAGTCATCACCAATTTCTACCATTCTAAGGTCACTGAACAGATACCCACTGCGTGCCATAGCAAGCAAAAGATATACAATTACACTAATATTCAACCACTAGATTTGATAGCATGCCATGTAGAGAACATAATCAGATTATAGACTCACAATTAAACTAATAAAGCGCTTCTTTATCAACTGAGCTAGTCATCATGCACACTATCAAATGAACCAAAGAAGCATAAGCATATGCTTACATTGCCAACGAAAACAGATCGAGCATCCACCTCCTCCTTGCCTGCTTGATCTGATGCTATAGTAGCAGGATCtgcaaaacaaaaattgaattaaCAGTTGAACTTGATCTGCAGCTAACAAATCAGAATCAGAAACAAACCTTGAGGTCCCATATCCTTCTCAACCTTGGCCTGCATCTCGCGAAGTGCAGCAGCTTCGTCCTCGATCTCTTTCAATCGTCTCTTCATCTCATCCAACTCCTAATTATAATAccaaatcaaatcaatcaaATCAATCGATCAGtaagagagcgagagagagagtgagagagaccTTAGCGGCATCGTCATCAGCGCCAGTCATGTCCATATCTCCATCCATCTCTCCGACGTCGGGGATTTCTCCGCCGTATACCTCGTGCTCCTCTTCCTCcatcgcctctctctctctctctctgtccgTCGCGATTTGGATAGTGTGACACGTAATCAATCATTGTATCCGGCCCATTTATCATTCCTTAATGGGCCTTCTCAATTTCTGACCTTTTcgttaattattattatttgctaTTTTTGAAATTGCATAATCCATCTTGTCAAATCTCAAGTCAACAATAAATAAACCCCTTTGTCGAGGTGAAACGTTGAAAGGTCTCTCTTTCCTCGGGACCAAAAGAACTAACGGTAAcatttcttcaatttttttaccGTTGGatgataaatattttctcttttaaccCCACACCATCTGTCTATATAAACAAACAATACCAGTTTCTTCTCTTACCACCCACTCTTCCTTCTTCATCTtgttctgtctctctctctctctctttctcaagaAACGATGGCGTACTTTTCAGATGTCGCTCATATCGCAAGAAGTAAAGACATTGAAGGAAGTATTGAATAGTGTCGCCGCTCATATATACGATGTGAAGCTTCCCTCTCACGCCTCGGCTCATTACCTTGTTGCGGCGCTCTCTTCAGATCAGAGTCTAAATCCCATCTTAATCACTTGAAGGCAGGTATATTCCATTTCTATtatcatctctttttttttttgaataaacattttaaaaaaaattaataagatttcaaactttttttaagagaaattttggtatattgttttgattaattatgAAAACTATAAGATACATGATGTGAAAACTATTCGATCCATATGGCCATTCAGTTGATTTATCAATTGGACGTAAGAGATTGTATGATTGTTTTTGTCTTCACGGATTGTATTCATTtagtttaatttctaaattgATCACTCACAATATCAAAATTATTCTTAATAATTGTTTTctcaaaataaatgttttttttttgttttcaaaccttAAAGGGGGAATTTTGATgttatatgattgattatgaaatttctattatcatctcttttttttttgaataaacataaaaaaaattaaaaagatttcaaaaattttttaagagaaattttggtatattgttttgattaattatgAAAACTTTAAGATGCATGATGTGAAAACTATTCGATCCATATGGCCATTCAGTTGATTTATCAATTGGACGTAAGAGATTGTATGATTGTTTTTGTCTTCACTGATTGTATTCATTtagtttaatttctaaattgATCACTCACAATATCAAAATTACTCTTAaaaattaaggtttttttttctaaactttgatgtatataattaaaatgtgGCACATGTTGCGTGTTAAAACCTTAATGAAAGAAACCCATATATCAAACACTAACTCTGAGAGTTTAATAATTGTTTCGAGGCCATCGGAGGAAGTTAACAACAGGAGGATGACATTTGGGCTCCttgaagtagaagaagaagaagaagctgttatATAGGTTGATAACCAGGAAAGCCCAACAGCTGACCCGAAGCCCACTTGATAATTGCATCCTTTAAAGAGAAGCAGTGGGGATACTAGGATAGTGAACCTAGTAGACAgtgggaatttttttttcttcttgaaagTTTAAGATGAAAACGTTTTGTAAGTAAATGTTTTTGTggttgacaaacaaaaaaaagtaatgttTTTGTAAAGCTTTAGTTTTCACATTAATCTTTTATTTatagtttgaaaattttatagtttttttttactgtgTGTTTTATAGTTAGTTACCTTAAGAAAAGTTTGTATTGACAACAACATATTAAAAGTAGTATTTACAAATTGTTACTTTGTTTCATAacgataagaaaaaaataagagtaAAAGATAACCAATAACACCAAGATTTGTTATCATTATTAACAAACTGATTAGAATTGatgtatatattttacaataacGCAAAAGTATTCATAAAACAGTTGAAGAACGCAGAAGAATTTGTGATTTGGTAgttgaaataatttaaaactaattaagcTGAACAATTACGTTttctatattaataataaataaataaaaaaggaatagAGCGTGGAAGCTTTCTCCATCATCAAACGAACCGAACCGAGATCGAACCCAACCACCGaggaaaaaaagagaagagaagagaagagaaaaggaaactcaaACGAAAAGGAacacagaggaagaagacgagtggagcgatctctctctctctctcgatgtGGGTGTTCTACTTGATCTCGTTGCCGCTAACCCTAGGATTAGTAGTTTCCACGCTCCGTTACTTCGCCGGACCTGAGATTCCTCGCTACGTTCTCATCACCGTCGGTTACACCTGGTTCTGCTCCGTCTCCGTCATCATCCTCGCCCCCGCCGACATCTGGACGGTACTACACATCTCGATTGTTATTATTCAATCGCCTTTGTTCGATTTGGAATTGGAAAGTTCGTTACGATTGAGATTTAGCTTAGTAGTCTCTTTATGCTGTTGAGGTTTTTAGATTTAGATGCAATGGTGGTTGGTAGAGAGATTTAGGTTATCTTATCAGATTAGGAGAGAATCATAGGTCTTTTTTTGAATGCAGACATTGTCTCTGCCACCTAATCATCCTGAGAATGGTGCTATTTCCTTCTTGTGGAGTTGGTCTTACTGGAGTACGTTTCTTCTCACCTGGTATGAACTTCTCACACTCCTTCAATGCCTTTGCTCTTGACACTTTTTCACTTTGATTAGATCCAGATTTTAGCATGACACGACacgataaattttatctttaggTGTAAACTAGTGGAAATTTGCCTTTAAACTGGTTCTTATGTTTCGGGTTTAGATATTGATATTTCCGTAGCTACTGTGTGCGCATTACCTACCTCACATATTGAACTATGTTTCCTCTAAGCAGGGCTGTGGTACCCCTTATTCAGGGTTTCGAAGATGCTGGAGACTTTACCGTGTCTGAGAGACTCAAGACTAGCGTTCACGTCAACTTAGTTTTCTATCTTGTACTCGGATTCATTGGTCTTCTCGGTCTTATCCTTCTCATCATGCTCCATAGGAACTGGTATGATTTGAATTTATTGGCTTTGGCTTAAGCATTTTGATGAGGCGttcttgtgtgtgttttaacAGGACAGGAAGCATTCTTGGTTATGCTATGGCGTGCTCAAATACCTTTGGCCTGGTCACTGGTGCATTTCTTCTTGGCTTTGGCTTGAGCGAGATTCCTAAGACCCTTTGGAGGAATGCAGACTGGACCACCCGCCAAAAAGTTCTCTCCCACAAAATTGCCAAAATTGCTGTGAGGCTTGATAATGCCCATCAAGAACTCTCAAATGCGATTGTAGTAAGTTGATTATGCATTCAAGATCTAGGTAGATATTCAATTTAGCAGACTTTATATTACTTAATAGCCATTCATTCCCTTGTTAGATTGCTCAAGCGACTTCTACTCAAATGTCCAAGCGCGATCCAATGAGACCATACATGAATGTTATAGATGCTATGCTAGCTAAGATGGTAACCTCTACTTCCCTCATATATCCATCCATGTATTGTGAACATACGATGGCAATTATCcaattttaattatgatttcTCTGTACCAGTTCAGGGAAGACCCATCATTTAAGCCTCAAGGTGGTCAGTTGGGTGAAAACGATATGGACTATGATACAGACGAGAAATCGATGGCAACATTAAGGCGGCACCTTCGGAATGCCAAAGATGAATACTATAGATATAAAAGGTATGGTTATCTTTCTAATGGCCCTGTCTTATATATAGACTTTGTTTCTGCAGCATTACATTGAAATCCGTAGTCATGTGTCAATATGGCTGTTTGCAGTGAGTATCTGACGTATGTTACAGAGGCCCTTGTTCTTGAAGACACAATGAAGAACTATGAACGGCGTGATTCAACTGGATGGTCAGATTTTTCTGTCTTTTCATCTCTCATAGtctcatataattatataaatctcTTTGTCGTTGATCTTTACCTTAAACATCTCTCGTATGATTCAACTTTCAGGAAATATATTTCGAGCTTCAGGGCCAGTAGGACTGGAAAATTGGGGAATTTTCTTGATACATTGGGTAAGCTCGTTTATAAAGATTCCCACCTTCAGAAAGAAAAAAcgaatgaaaacatccttgtaAAGAGTTGCTGATTGTTGATATTGGCAGAGTTTATATGGAGGTGTATGCTGAAGAAGCAGATTCAAGTGGTGTTGGCAATAGTTACAGGGATTATGTCAGCTGCAATTCTTTTAGCCGAGGCAACCCTCCTCCTTAGTAAACTGGACTTATCCCTCTTCTCGATCCTTATTAGGTTTGTCAAATCCGATGAACTGCTAGTGCAGGTACGTTGATCTCTTGTTACCTTATATTAGCAAACTGTTTCTATTTTCTACCTAAATCCTGATGATTTTGCTTTCAGGCATTTGCATTTGTACCTTTGGTGTATATGTGCATCTGTACATATTATTCACTCTTCAAAATTGGGATGCTGATGATCTATTCCTTGACTCCTCGGCAAACAAGTTCTGTTAATCTACTAATGATTTGCTCGTAAGTGATAGTTTATCCTCTCTTTTGAAAAAAGAACGATAAAAGAAACAGAACGTAGatgtttataaatgttttatatgtaATCTCTGTAGGATGATTGCTCGATATGCCCCGCCAATATCTTATAACTTTATTAATCTCATTCAACTTCATTCCGAGACTATATTTGAGAAGGTATACCTTTATATCTCAGAAGTCTTAAGGAGCCGTGTTATAAATGGTTTCTTGACGGTGTTTTTCATTTGGTTCTGCAGAAAATGGGTAGGATTGATGACGCTGTCCCTATCTTTGGACAACGGTTCAATGAAATCTATCCTCTCATAATGGTTATCTACACATTGCTAGTTGCAAGCAACTTCTTTGACCGCATATTTAGTTACTT encodes:
- the LOC106382898 gene encoding LMBR1 domain-containing protein 2 homolog A-like, which encodes MWVFYLISLPLTLGLVVSTLRYFAGPEIPRYVLITVGYTWFCSVSVIILAPADIWTTLSLPPNHPENGAISFLWSWSYWSTFLLTWAVVPLIQGFEDAGDFTVSERLKTSVHVNLVFYLVLGFIGLLGLILLIMLHRNWTGSILGYAMACSNTFGLVTGAFLLGFGLSEIPKTLWRNADWTTRQKVLSHKIAKIAVRLDNAHQELSNAIVIAQATSTQMSKRDPMRPYMNVIDAMLAKMFREDPSFKPQGGQLGENDMDYDTDEKSMATLRRHLRNAKDEYYRYKSEYLTYVTEALVLEDTMKNYERRDSTGWKYISSFRASRTGKLGNFLDTLEFIWRCMLKKQIQVVLAIVTGIMSAAILLAEATLLLSKLDLSLFSILIRFVKSDELLVQAFAFVPLVYMCICTYYSLFKIGMLMIYSLTPRQTSSVNLLMICSMIARYAPPISYNFINLIQLHSETIFEKKMGRIDDAVPIFGQRFNEIYPLIMVIYTLLVASNFFDRIFSYFGSWKRFKFQTETDDMDGFDPSGLMILKKERTWLEEGQKVGEHVLPLARNFNDVDDDIEPGSNFSNNSSLEMKMSSSYDIDTTKGSSSSDDMSRKYGSAREAITNKYAAIREQQNRHSPSPKPEKMASAKVSLLETETSSGPSSGPPGEVPSSRLASTWRNMKQGIQSFKENVATKKFLPLRQGPETTTITSTSTGVMPSSRPQSLDEIFQRLKNRSEEHGHYLDDDDDEV